A genomic segment from Alteribacillus bidgolensis encodes:
- a CDS encoding Ger(x)C family spore germination protein: MIFLLFLLSACWDLQEIEERGLVMGLALDLTDEEPEDTETYEEWKRKGEPDRVRLTGQVAVPMEQGADGQSGTETQPYFNSSTVSHSVFDALRLFSTRSSRTFTLDHLKVVAISDKIAASDHFNEGLLDFFLRDHQMRRKMLFFVTEGDASSLLELKGQFNDIPATKIEAISENYQRANRIPHPFAIGTLSDEIAKETSFIIRKVKVTKDKDIKMAGALLFDGKYSKLAGELGEQETIAYNLIVGEHKNGIITAPDKQGHIVAFEIFTADSKIKPKIDGDNISFDIDISATGHLGEAQYPRNNPLTSKYIKEVEEVMKEEIEYQVTQLTHKLQKKFQLDPFNLIDEIRVEDYKTYEKVRRNWDQRDRMFSDVPIRFHVDTKIERIGITGKPEQKEE, encoded by the coding sequence GTGATTTTTTTACTGTTTCTACTCAGTGCTTGTTGGGATTTACAAGAAATTGAAGAAAGAGGCCTGGTGATGGGACTTGCTCTAGATCTAACAGACGAAGAGCCGGAAGATACGGAAACGTATGAAGAATGGAAAAGAAAAGGCGAACCGGATAGAGTTCGATTAACCGGACAAGTAGCCGTACCAATGGAGCAAGGCGCCGACGGTCAGTCCGGGACAGAAACCCAGCCTTATTTTAACAGTTCGACAGTGTCCCACTCTGTTTTCGATGCGTTAAGACTGTTTTCTACTAGAAGTTCTCGTACCTTTACATTGGATCATTTAAAAGTAGTTGCCATTAGTGACAAAATTGCCGCAAGCGATCATTTTAATGAAGGCCTGTTGGATTTTTTCCTAAGAGACCATCAGATGCGGCGGAAAATGCTGTTTTTTGTTACAGAAGGAGATGCTAGTAGTCTTCTTGAGCTAAAAGGACAATTTAATGATATACCGGCTACGAAAATAGAAGCTATCAGCGAAAATTATCAAAGGGCAAACCGCATTCCCCATCCATTTGCGATAGGGACGCTAAGTGATGAAATTGCAAAGGAAACCAGTTTTATTATACGAAAGGTTAAAGTGACAAAGGACAAAGACATAAAAATGGCCGGGGCATTGTTATTTGATGGCAAATACAGCAAATTAGCAGGAGAGTTAGGTGAGCAGGAAACGATTGCTTACAATTTAATAGTTGGAGAACATAAAAACGGTATAATTACAGCACCAGATAAACAAGGGCATATAGTAGCATTTGAAATATTCACCGCCGACTCAAAAATAAAACCTAAAATAGACGGTGATAATATATCCTTTGATATCGATATTTCTGCAACCGGTCATTTAGGAGAAGCCCAATATCCAAGGAACAATCCGTTGACTTCTAAGTATATTAAAGAGGTAGAAGAAGTAATGAAGGAAGAAATAGAATATCAAGTAACCCAATTAACACATAAATTACAAAAAAAATTTCAATTAGATCCTTTTAATTTAATAGATGAAATACGGGTAGAGGATTATAAAACGTACGAAAAAGTGAGAAGAAACTGGGATCAGCGGGATCGTATGTTTTCTGATGTGCCGATTCGTTTTCATGTTGACACCAAAATAGAACGAATTGGAATAACCGGCAAACCAGAACAGAAAGAGGAATAA
- a CDS encoding GerAB/ArcD/ProY family transporter: MFVTKDQKFSTGALIMLTASTLLGVGILTGPRSITTAVDGFGGWFTVLLTGLLFIFLAYAAAYLINMFPGKNIILFGSIILPKPINYTICFLYLLYFGISAALYSRNVGDVMKLYVLDTTPTTVIIGSFLLVTTYTAAQGINVLVRINIFLFPIIFGMLGIILFLNIGGEFDLNEARPFFVGDFFTVSTQCLLGFTRN; encoded by the coding sequence ATGTTTGTCACAAAAGATCAAAAATTTTCCACAGGTGCACTTATCATGTTAACGGCTTCGACGTTATTAGGAGTGGGGATTTTAACGGGTCCGCGTTCAATAACTACTGCTGTAGATGGATTTGGAGGATGGTTTACTGTACTTCTTACCGGTCTGTTATTTATTTTTCTTGCTTATGCTGCTGCCTATTTAATAAACATGTTTCCCGGAAAAAATATCATACTTTTTGGTTCGATTATTCTGCCAAAACCTATTAATTATACGATTTGTTTCCTTTATTTATTATACTTTGGCATTTCAGCAGCGTTGTACAGTCGAAACGTAGGCGACGTTATGAAACTCTATGTACTTGATACGACACCCACGACCGTCATTATCGGAAGCTTTTTATTGGTGACCACTTATACAGCAGCTCAAGGAATAAATGTACTCGTAAGAATCAATATTTTTTTGTTTCCTATCATTTTCGGAATGCTAGGAATCATCTTATTTCTTAACATAGGAGGAGAGTTTGATTTAAACGAAGCACGTCCGTTTTTTGTTGGTGATTTTTTTACTGTTTCTACTCAGTGCTTGTTGGGATTTACAAGAAATTGA
- a CDS encoding spore germination protein, giving the protein MDRDLFKNIDTIKAALHNSSDIVTRFFQLFNSPVQASIMYLDVLVDAKEIRDHILAPLQFMTELGENNPENNREDFLKLVENKIPTDGRLEETGDLDEIVQQLLAGKTILFIDGLKAAIIMDTATVVARDIEEPVQEHLIRGPRDGFTEEFKNNIGLIRTKMKNPSLTIKTMEKGVRTKRKIAILYEESIARSEIIEEVQSRLSMIQIDDLPDSGFIEQLIEDNTLSVFPQIQSTERPDKVVAALLEGRVAIVLEGTPFVLIVPVTLSQFIHSPEDYYERWYIGSFIRILRYFAVFLAVFLPATYVSLTSYHQGLLPTDLALSFAGAREGIPFPSFIEALLMEVTLELLREAGVRLPKPLGQTVGIIGGIVIGEAAVTAGIVNPLMVIVVAMTAVSNFAIPSYSLAISLRILRFVVLLFAVVLGMYGMILFFILLITHLLSLKSFGIHYFTPFSPFTKYDWRDFILRMPIQVLNKRPTVFHPKDKVKLPNKGTE; this is encoded by the coding sequence TTGGACAGAGATCTTTTCAAAAACATCGATACCATCAAAGCAGCTCTTCATAATAGTTCTGATATTGTGACCCGTTTCTTTCAACTTTTTAATTCGCCTGTTCAAGCTTCTATTATGTATTTAGATGTTTTAGTTGATGCAAAAGAAATACGGGATCACATCCTTGCTCCACTTCAATTCATGACTGAACTCGGAGAAAACAATCCAGAAAATAACAGGGAGGATTTTTTAAAACTAGTCGAAAATAAAATTCCTACAGACGGGCGGTTAGAAGAAACCGGTGATTTAGATGAAATTGTACAGCAATTATTAGCTGGAAAAACAATTTTATTTATTGATGGATTAAAAGCAGCCATCATTATGGATACCGCCACCGTTGTAGCTAGAGATATTGAGGAACCAGTCCAAGAGCATCTAATCCGAGGGCCAAGAGATGGATTTACAGAAGAGTTTAAGAATAACATAGGGTTAATTCGGACAAAAATGAAAAATCCTTCATTAACAATAAAAACAATGGAAAAAGGAGTACGCACAAAAAGAAAGATAGCCATTTTATATGAGGAGTCGATTGCACGGAGTGAAATTATAGAAGAAGTACAATCCCGGCTTTCAATGATACAGATCGACGATCTTCCAGACAGCGGCTTTATTGAACAGCTTATAGAAGATAATACCCTTTCTGTTTTCCCACAGATTCAATCGACCGAAAGGCCGGATAAAGTTGTGGCAGCATTATTAGAAGGAAGAGTCGCCATTGTTTTAGAAGGAACTCCTTTTGTACTTATTGTACCAGTTACGCTCAGCCAATTTATTCACTCACCGGAAGATTACTATGAACGCTGGTACATAGGTTCTTTTATAAGAATTCTGCGTTATTTTGCTGTATTTTTAGCGGTCTTTCTGCCAGCAACCTATGTTTCCTTAACTTCCTACCATCAAGGGCTGCTGCCAACAGACCTTGCCCTTTCTTTTGCTGGTGCTAGAGAAGGTATTCCTTTTCCTTCCTTTATAGAAGCTTTGCTAATGGAAGTTACTTTAGAGCTATTAAGAGAAGCTGGGGTACGGCTTCCTAAGCCGCTTGGGCAGACCGTTGGTATTATAGGAGGTATTGTTATTGGGGAAGCAGCTGTTACCGCAGGAATTGTAAATCCATTAATGGTAATCGTAGTGGCGATGACTGCCGTTTCCAATTTTGCGATTCCGTCTTACTCATTGGCTATTTCGCTTCGTATTCTTAGGTTTGTTGTCCTTTTATTTGCAGTCGTGTTAGGGATGTATGGGATGATTTTATTTTTTATATTATTAATCACACACTTGCTCAGTTTGAAAAGCTTTGGCATTCATTACTTCACTCCATTTAGCCCATTCACGAAATATGACTGGCGCGATTTTATTTTACGGATGCCTATTCAAGTGCTGAACAAACGTCCCACCGTGTTTCATCCTAAAGATAAAGTAAAGCTTCCTAATAAGGGGACAGAATAA
- a CDS encoding mannitol-1-phosphate 5-dehydrogenase, giving the protein MKQTVHFGAGNIGRGFIGTLFSQSGYHVTFVDIAEEIINKINDEKSYHVTLAAEKKETITVDNVSGLNNLHQEKEVIKAIQHAAYLTTAIGPNILPKIAPLMARAISERVRTTDEKLYVIACENQIGATDLLKKEIDAHLEEETKERLADKVYFFNSAVDRIVPMQDQDSLDVLVEPYYEWVVETNESIPPVQGMKIVEDLAPFIERKLFTVNTGHAVIAYLGYLKGKSTIDETLADEEIVKQVKETLKETGAYLVKRYGLDKEEHECYITKNIERFKNPYLNDSVTRVGRAPIRKLGPEDRLVRPTTEAQKAGLPYTNLAKAIAAALLFDDPEDEQAVEIQDMLKENGPRHVLKNVSGLDEDSEIIKEVIRQYESLKG; this is encoded by the coding sequence GTGAAACAAACCGTTCATTTTGGCGCAGGAAATATAGGAAGAGGCTTTATCGGCACATTATTTTCCCAATCCGGCTACCATGTAACCTTTGTTGATATTGCTGAAGAGATTATTAATAAAATAAATGACGAAAAAAGCTATCACGTCACATTAGCTGCCGAGAAAAAAGAAACGATAACCGTTGATAATGTGTCCGGATTAAATAATCTGCATCAAGAAAAAGAAGTCATAAAGGCCATTCAACATGCCGCTTACTTGACGACGGCAATCGGCCCGAATATTTTGCCAAAAATTGCTCCGTTAATGGCCCGCGCCATATCCGAGCGTGTCCGTACGACCGATGAAAAGCTGTATGTGATCGCATGCGAGAATCAAATCGGCGCAACAGATCTGTTAAAAAAAGAAATAGACGCTCATCTCGAGGAAGAAACAAAAGAACGATTGGCAGACAAGGTCTACTTTTTTAATTCTGCGGTCGACCGGATTGTACCGATGCAGGATCAGGACTCACTGGATGTTCTGGTAGAGCCGTATTATGAATGGGTTGTGGAAACAAACGAAAGCATCCCGCCAGTTCAAGGCATGAAGATAGTGGAGGATCTCGCCCCATTTATTGAACGAAAGCTATTTACCGTCAACACCGGCCATGCCGTGATTGCTTATCTTGGCTACTTGAAAGGAAAATCCACCATAGATGAGACGCTCGCCGATGAAGAAATAGTAAAACAGGTCAAGGAAACATTGAAGGAAACCGGCGCCTATTTAGTAAAACGATATGGTCTTGATAAAGAAGAGCATGAGTGTTATATAACAAAGAATATCGAACGCTTCAAAAATCCGTATTTGAATGACAGTGTCACAAGAGTAGGACGCGCCCCCATCCGTAAGCTAGGTCCTGAAGACAGATTGGTACGGCCAACAACAGAAGCACAAAAAGCAGGCCTGCCTTACACGAACCTCGCAAAAGCCATCGCTGCAGCGCTCTTGTTCGATGATCCAGAAGACGAACAAGCAGTGGAAATCCAGGACATGCTGAAGGAAAACGGTCCTCGGCATGTTCTAAAAAATGTAAGCGGGCTCGATGAAGACAGTGAAATCATAAAAGAAGTCATAAGGCAGTATGAATCGTTAAAGGGCTAA
- a CDS encoding BglG family transcription antiterminator, translated as MVITSREKSIIDLIVRTSGKHTVHSLSAFLHVSGRTIQRNLKSVEKILNEYDLTLKYTENEGLFIDGKNEQIYRLIQNLTDVDPIDETPEERKLSLLVTLLHEGPSFKKQMLANQLGISIATLTAYLDDLADWLSKFSITLTRKRGVGVELSSDEASKRRALASFVLVYFYEDIIENLYVLQKGNYLKESVLGFFSPEYLVAVEKIVNQTLTNEQAKLIDSDYIGLIVHICLSMQRTENNFVLHDDNTENDDTTEYNVMEKICEELKERFSVPLTSSDIHFLTVILKGSKVQDEGAVYYDSILLGQLIKNVIQDVSSQLHVDLSDDFSLYQGLLAHMEPSIFRLKQQMELFNPLTEDIKRKYPVLFMAVKKSLKLEFNDIDFPDDEIAFIVLHFGSALLMNEEKVKINAVVVCPTGIGASKMLASRIQKELAEINNVDILSMNDFHSANLEQYDIVISTVRLPFTDVEYTLVSPLLSDKDIGFIQNYLQNNVEKLTEKKQYLKPAIQRETKTSYHGTEVRNLLQEIKDVQSSMEAILHHFRVYRKQQADSHMKVLKEMVEQIEKEDLIQNASNVLQQLEEREEKGGLGIPNTNMGLFHCRHESVKELIFQVSHLDEPCKVKGMDGGEMQIKSLLLMLAPANLSKREHEILSIISTSLIESKTSMLIFSSSNEAMIEKKLEDLFLDYLQNHLIKE; from the coding sequence ATGGTTATTACATCCAGAGAAAAATCCATTATTGATTTAATCGTAAGAACCTCTGGAAAGCATACGGTTCACTCTCTTTCTGCTTTTTTACATGTAAGTGGAAGAACGATTCAAAGAAATTTGAAGTCGGTAGAAAAAATTTTAAACGAATATGATTTAACGCTGAAATATACCGAGAATGAAGGGCTTTTTATCGATGGGAAAAATGAACAAATATACAGACTAATACAGAACTTAACGGATGTTGATCCCATAGATGAAACACCTGAAGAAAGAAAGCTCAGTTTGCTGGTTACATTACTTCATGAAGGCCCTTCTTTTAAAAAACAGATGCTTGCCAATCAGCTCGGGATCAGTATTGCCACTTTAACAGCCTATTTGGATGATTTAGCAGACTGGTTAAGTAAATTTTCTATTACCCTTACGAGAAAAAGGGGAGTAGGGGTAGAGCTTTCCTCAGATGAAGCCAGCAAACGACGCGCGCTAGCAAGCTTCGTTTTAGTTTACTTTTATGAGGACATCATTGAAAACTTGTATGTGCTGCAAAAAGGGAATTACTTAAAGGAATCTGTGCTTGGGTTTTTTTCACCCGAATACTTGGTAGCAGTTGAGAAGATCGTGAATCAAACGCTGACTAATGAGCAGGCAAAATTAATCGACAGCGATTATATCGGACTGATTGTTCATATATGCCTGTCGATGCAGCGAACCGAAAACAACTTTGTTTTGCATGATGATAACACGGAAAATGATGATACAACTGAATACAACGTGATGGAAAAAATATGCGAAGAATTGAAAGAAAGATTTTCGGTTCCGTTAACGAGCAGTGACATTCATTTTTTAACTGTTATTTTAAAAGGCTCTAAAGTACAAGATGAAGGGGCCGTCTATTACGACAGCATCCTGCTCGGCCAGCTGATTAAAAACGTTATACAAGATGTTTCGTCTCAGCTGCATGTCGATTTGTCTGATGATTTTTCATTGTATCAAGGCCTTCTGGCGCACATGGAGCCTTCGATCTTTCGTTTAAAACAGCAGATGGAATTGTTCAATCCATTAACCGAAGATATTAAAAGAAAATACCCGGTGTTATTTATGGCCGTGAAAAAAAGTTTGAAGCTAGAATTTAATGATATTGACTTTCCAGATGACGAAATTGCCTTTATCGTTCTTCATTTCGGTTCTGCTCTTTTGATGAATGAAGAAAAGGTAAAAATAAACGCCGTCGTCGTCTGTCCAACAGGGATTGGTGCTTCGAAAATGCTGGCCAGCCGTATTCAAAAAGAGCTTGCCGAAATTAATAATGTGGATATTTTATCAATGAACGATTTCCACTCTGCCAATCTCGAGCAATACGATATCGTTATTTCTACAGTAAGACTACCGTTTACCGATGTGGAATACACGTTGGTAAGCCCGCTGTTAAGCGACAAAGATATAGGATTTATCCAAAATTACTTACAAAATAATGTAGAGAAGCTGACGGAAAAAAAACAATATTTAAAACCTGCTATTCAGCGGGAGACAAAAACTTCTTACCATGGAACCGAAGTGCGAAATCTGCTGCAAGAAATAAAAGATGTCCAATCCAGCATGGAAGCTATTCTCCATCATTTTCGAGTTTACCGAAAACAGCAGGCAGACAGCCATATGAAAGTTTTAAAAGAAATGGTAGAACAAATAGAGAAAGAGGATCTCATCCAAAACGCAAGCAACGTGCTGCAGCAGCTCGAAGAACGGGAGGAAAAGGGCGGACTTGGAATACCGAACACTAACATGGGCCTTTTTCACTGCCGTCACGAAAGTGTGAAAGAGCTGATCTTCCAGGTCTCCCATTTAGATGAGCCGTGTAAAGTGAAAGGAATGGACGGCGGGGAAATGCAAATAAAAAGCCTGCTTTTAATGCTCGCTCCCGCAAACTTAAGCAAGAGAGAACACGAAATACTAAGCATCATCAGCACAAGTTTGATTGAAAGTAAGACATCCATGTTGATTTTCTCCTCGTCAAACGAAGCCATGATTGAAAAGAAATTAGAAGATTTATTTTTAGATTATCTACAAAATCATTTAATAAAGGAATGA
- a CDS encoding PTS mannitol transporter subunit IICBA — translation MAQSNAKVAIQKFGNFLSSMVMPNIGAFIAWGLITALFIPTGFIPNESLTSLVDPMVTYLLPLLIGYTGGKLIHDQRGGVVGAIATMGVIVGAPDTPMFLGAMVMGPIGAFVIKKFDQVIEGKVRAGFEMLVNNFSAGILGGALAILAFLGVGPAVDAFTEVLVAGVDWLVMAGLLPLTSILIEPAKILFLNNAVNHGVLSPIGLEQVQQGGKSLLFLLEANPGPGLGVLLAFMLFGRGTAKMSAPGAAIIHFLGGIHEIYFPYVLMKPMLIVSVILGGMSGVFTLVLLGGGLVAPASPGSIIAITAVTPPEGMAYIANFAAVIVAAAVSFLISAIVLKSSKKQDEDIDEATKKMEQMKGKESSVAGQVSANKGTMPEDVNKIVFACDAGMGSSAMGASLLRKKVKGAGLDAAVTNTSISNLPADAEIVITQEELTNRAKNKLPDAYHISVDNFLSSPEYDKLIAGMQGGVTEEQAELVEESEEEAVDTEPHMDEDDDLLLEENIFIGQEFSTKEEAIRFAGEALVKAGYVEENYVDAMIEREEITSTYMGNNVAIPHGTEDAKKAVLKSGFTVVQVQDGVDFNGEQAKLIFGIAGKDGTHLEILSGIAVICAEQENVDKMIEAKTAKELKEMINSK, via the coding sequence ATGGCTCAATCAAATGCAAAAGTTGCAATACAGAAGTTTGGAAACTTCCTCAGTTCGATGGTTATGCCAAATATCGGTGCTTTTATAGCCTGGGGGTTAATTACTGCGTTATTTATACCAACTGGTTTTATTCCAAATGAAAGCCTTACCAGTTTAGTGGACCCTATGGTTACTTATTTGCTGCCTCTCTTAATTGGTTACACAGGAGGAAAACTGATTCATGACCAGCGCGGCGGTGTGGTTGGTGCGATCGCCACAATGGGGGTTATCGTCGGTGCACCGGACACGCCGATGTTTTTAGGTGCTATGGTTATGGGACCGATTGGGGCATTTGTTATTAAGAAATTTGACCAGGTGATCGAAGGAAAAGTGAGAGCGGGATTTGAAATGCTCGTGAACAACTTCTCAGCTGGTATCCTTGGCGGGGCTCTTGCAATTCTGGCGTTTCTCGGTGTAGGACCAGCAGTGGATGCGTTTACAGAAGTGCTTGTTGCCGGTGTGGACTGGCTCGTTATGGCCGGATTACTTCCGTTAACAAGTATTCTCATTGAACCTGCTAAAATTCTATTCTTAAATAATGCGGTTAATCATGGGGTGCTGTCCCCCATCGGTCTGGAACAGGTGCAGCAAGGAGGAAAATCGCTTCTGTTCCTGTTGGAAGCAAACCCCGGTCCAGGTCTAGGTGTCCTGTTAGCTTTTATGCTGTTTGGAAGAGGGACGGCAAAGATGTCAGCTCCCGGTGCAGCAATCATTCATTTTCTTGGCGGGATTCACGAGATTTACTTTCCGTACGTGTTAATGAAGCCTATGCTGATTGTATCTGTTATCCTTGGCGGAATGAGCGGCGTGTTTACACTGGTACTATTAGGCGGAGGATTGGTTGCCCCAGCATCTCCTGGTAGTATTATTGCGATTACCGCGGTTACTCCTCCAGAAGGGATGGCTTATATCGCGAACTTCGCAGCGGTTATCGTAGCAGCGGCCGTGTCCTTCCTGATTTCTGCCATAGTGCTGAAATCAAGCAAGAAACAGGATGAAGATATCGATGAAGCGACAAAGAAAATGGAACAAATGAAAGGGAAAGAAAGTTCCGTCGCTGGACAAGTATCGGCCAATAAAGGCACAATGCCAGAAGACGTAAATAAAATTGTGTTTGCGTGTGATGCCGGCATGGGTTCAAGTGCTATGGGGGCGTCTCTTCTTCGTAAGAAAGTGAAAGGCGCCGGCCTGGATGCTGCGGTGACAAACACATCGATCAGCAACCTCCCAGCTGATGCAGAGATCGTGATAACACAAGAGGAATTAACAAACCGGGCCAAAAACAAGCTGCCGGATGCTTATCACATTTCCGTCGACAACTTTTTATCAAGTCCAGAATACGATAAGCTCATTGCCGGTATGCAGGGCGGTGTAACAGAAGAACAAGCAGAGCTTGTGGAAGAATCGGAAGAAGAGGCCGTAGACACAGAACCTCATATGGATGAAGATGACGATCTGTTACTCGAGGAAAACATCTTTATCGGCCAGGAGTTCTCTACAAAAGAAGAAGCGATCCGATTTGCAGGAGAGGCATTAGTAAAAGCGGGTTATGTAGAAGAAAATTATGTGGATGCGATGATAGAACGAGAAGAAATCACCTCTACGTATATGGGCAATAACGTTGCGATTCCGCACGGCACCGAAGACGCTAAAAAAGCTGTCCTTAAATCCGGCTTTACTGTCGTACAAGTTCAAGATGGAGTGGACTTTAACGGCGAACAGGCGAAATTGATCTTCGGTATTGCAGGAAAAGACGGTACTCATTTAGAAATCCTATCAGGCATTGCGGTCATTTGTGCCGAACAGGAAAATGTCGATAAAATGATAGAAGCCAAAACGGCAAAAGAATTAAAAGAAATGATCAACAGCAAATAA
- a CDS encoding STAS domain-containing protein, producing MNLAYQEGQDMKAFLTENKDQFEHELLQEAVNVREKIEEIQLIGNINLIDNAHRLVTYVVEQKEADLIEFSKQEGVAWAKYKLTLTFKLEWVQAIRRTLWKFLQFYSHLRDNSSDDTDDFFVLEKKINDFIDKFLNSFFLSYSTYKDKLIESQSKLVENLSVPLIPVTTAMCVLPLIGTIDESRMKTIEEKVLMEIGEQRIQTLILDLSGIAEMEEVVVDHLMKVIEGVSIMGSEPIITGVRPEVVRKMIDLGINLEKKAETKGSLQQALSDFFITSSTEK from the coding sequence ATGAATTTAGCTTATCAAGAAGGACAGGATATGAAAGCATTTTTAACGGAAAATAAAGATCAGTTTGAACATGAATTACTGCAAGAGGCAGTGAATGTGAGAGAAAAAATCGAAGAAATTCAGCTGATCGGCAATATTAATCTTATAGATAACGCTCACAGATTAGTGACGTATGTCGTTGAACAAAAAGAAGCAGACCTCATTGAATTTTCAAAGCAAGAAGGAGTAGCATGGGCAAAATACAAGTTAACCTTAACTTTTAAACTTGAATGGGTGCAGGCGATAAGAAGAACACTGTGGAAATTCCTGCAATTCTATAGTCATTTGAGGGACAATAGCAGTGACGACACGGATGATTTTTTTGTGTTAGAGAAAAAAATCAATGATTTCATCGATAAATTCCTAAATTCCTTTTTTCTCAGCTATTCTACATACAAAGATAAATTGATTGAATCGCAAAGTAAATTAGTGGAAAACCTCTCCGTACCGCTTATTCCTGTTACAACCGCCATGTGCGTACTGCCTTTAATCGGAACCATAGATGAATCAAGGATGAAAACAATTGAAGAAAAAGTATTGATGGAAATAGGAGAACAACGGATTCAAACGTTAATCTTGGACTTATCCGGAATCGCAGAAATGGAAGAAGTCGTTGTCGATCATTTAATGAAAGTCATCGAAGGCGTCTCCATCATGGGAAGCGAACCGATTATTACAGGTGTACGCCCAGAAGTGGTAAGAAAAATGATTGATTTAGGAATTAATCTAGAAAAGAAAGCAGAAACAAAAGGAAGCCTCCAACAAGCGTTATCAGACTTTTTTATTACGTCTTCAACTGAGAAATAA
- a CDS encoding (S)-benzoin forming benzil reductase, protein MDHIILTGASHGIGLAAAQHFLQNDNIHLYTISRSKDESLAEKARKTGASLDHFSCDLTDRHQMEAIVPVIFQNINQEAVSSLTLINNAGMVEPVAPADKWEPTDAEAAVQLNLLAPMILSSSFMKKSLSFDVLKTVLNVSSGAAQHPMHGWSVYCTTKAGLDMFTRTCALEQQENQAFPVRFLSFAPGIVDTPMQENIRSLSEEDFQAVETFQSYKDEGKLLSPESVAEKLDKLLFEQTFENGASIDIYEL, encoded by the coding sequence TTGGATCACATTATTCTTACCGGAGCGTCACACGGGATTGGGCTTGCAGCAGCGCAGCATTTTTTACAAAACGACAACATCCATCTTTATACGATTTCTCGTTCAAAAGACGAATCTTTAGCAGAAAAAGCTCGCAAAACGGGGGCTTCGCTTGATCATTTTTCCTGTGATTTAACTGATAGACATCAAATGGAAGCGATTGTTCCGGTTATTTTTCAAAACATTAACCAAGAAGCAGTTTCTTCTCTTACATTAATTAACAATGCCGGAATGGTTGAGCCAGTTGCCCCTGCAGACAAATGGGAGCCAACAGACGCCGAAGCTGCCGTACAATTAAACTTGCTCGCTCCGATGATTTTATCATCTTCATTTATGAAAAAAAGCCTTTCTTTTGATGTCCTTAAAACGGTGTTGAACGTTTCTTCAGGGGCAGCCCAACATCCAATGCACGGCTGGAGTGTGTATTGTACGACAAAAGCCGGGTTGGATATGTTCACTCGTACTTGTGCGCTTGAACAACAAGAAAACCAAGCCTTCCCTGTTCGATTTTTGTCATTTGCTCCTGGCATTGTTGATACACCGATGCAAGAAAATATTCGTTCTCTTTCAGAAGAAGATTTTCAAGCTGTCGAAACGTTCCAATCTTATAAAGATGAAGGAAAACTCCTTTCACCAGAATCAGTGGCGGAAAAATTGGACAAGTTATTATTTGAACAAACCTTTGAAAACGGCGCTTCGATTGATATATATGAATTGTAA